A stretch of the Glutamicibacter sp. JL.03c genome encodes the following:
- a CDS encoding VOC family protein, which produces MQKLTVNLWMQGTAEEAGEFYAAALPEATSEIESRYPTEGLLDFQQPFAGKALTVSVRVRGTKITLINAGGEFTPNASISMILSFNSDERDVLDATWAALSESGNVLMPLDAYPFSTRYGWVSDKYGVSWQLMESTEPVQDAARVMPSLMFGGAAQNRAAEAIAYYSEVLGAKLDSSFPYGQATEVATAESLMFAQFSLDDDLVAAMDSGVAQDFSFTPGVSLEWPCEGQEEIDRVWEALSAVPEAEACGWLTDKFGVSWQIVPSNMGELMERPGAFEHMLGMKKLVINDF; this is translated from the coding sequence ATGCAAAAGCTCACCGTCAATCTGTGGATGCAAGGAACAGCTGAGGAAGCTGGAGAGTTCTATGCCGCAGCGCTGCCTGAGGCCACATCAGAAATTGAATCACGCTATCCCACCGAAGGGTTGCTCGATTTCCAACAGCCATTTGCAGGCAAGGCCCTGACCGTTTCGGTACGGGTTCGTGGAACGAAGATCACGCTGATCAACGCCGGGGGCGAGTTCACTCCGAACGCCTCAATCTCCATGATCCTCAGCTTCAACAGCGACGAACGTGACGTCCTTGACGCTACGTGGGCGGCGCTGTCGGAAAGCGGAAACGTGCTAATGCCTTTGGATGCGTATCCGTTCAGCACGCGTTATGGCTGGGTCAGCGACAAGTACGGAGTTTCCTGGCAGTTGATGGAGTCCACAGAGCCGGTGCAAGACGCAGCTCGGGTCATGCCGTCGTTGATGTTCGGCGGAGCGGCCCAGAACCGCGCCGCCGAAGCTATCGCCTACTACTCGGAAGTGCTCGGGGCCAAGCTTGACAGCTCGTTCCCCTATGGGCAGGCAACCGAAGTTGCCACAGCAGAATCGTTGATGTTCGCTCAATTCTCCCTGGATGATGATCTCGTGGCTGCCATGGATTCCGGCGTTGCGCAGGACTTCTCTTTCACGCCAGGGGTTTCCTTGGAATGGCCTTGCGAAGGCCAAGAAGAGATTGATCGAGTTTGGGAAGCGCTCTCGGCCGTCCCGGAAGCTGAGGCCTGCGGGTGGCTTACGGATAAGTTCGGTGTCAGCTGGCAAATTGTGCCATCGAATATGGGTGAGCTCATGGAGCGTCCTGGAGCTTTTGAGCATATGCTGGGCATGAAGAAATTGGTGATCAATGACTTTTAG
- a CDS encoding SDR family NAD(P)-dependent oxidoreductase produces MAKVPLDSVAGLHVLVTGAAQGMGFIFAKQACLEGAARVILWDINELRLEKALAELRLLEANVEVQAVDLADPAQIQRYAQSAVDSGGVDVLVNNAGIITGTSFDQHQASEITATMQVNALAPMHLTHALLPQLRRSGHGRVLTMASAAALVSNPNMSVYAASKAATLSWSDSLRLELEADDSIAVSTICPTYISTGMFAGARPMLFTPIMEPQRVVDRAWRAMLAGQPLVLMPWTSKLGQLLRGVLPRPAWDFVAGKIIGVYHLMDGFTGRANGEEPSGEVGLKVH; encoded by the coding sequence ATGGCAAAAGTTCCACTAGATTCGGTAGCTGGTTTGCATGTCCTGGTCACGGGAGCAGCTCAGGGAATGGGCTTTATCTTCGCAAAACAAGCCTGTCTGGAAGGCGCGGCCCGAGTGATCCTCTGGGACATAAATGAGCTCAGGCTGGAAAAAGCGCTAGCGGAATTGCGCTTGCTAGAAGCCAATGTCGAGGTGCAGGCCGTGGATCTCGCGGACCCGGCACAAATCCAACGGTACGCTCAGAGCGCCGTGGACAGCGGTGGCGTTGACGTCCTTGTCAATAATGCAGGAATCATTACTGGAACGTCATTTGACCAGCACCAGGCCTCGGAGATTACCGCCACGATGCAGGTCAATGCGCTAGCTCCAATGCATCTCACCCATGCCTTGCTGCCTCAGCTGCGGCGAAGCGGCCATGGGCGCGTGCTCACTATGGCCTCTGCTGCGGCCCTCGTTTCGAATCCGAATATGAGCGTATACGCGGCATCCAAGGCCGCCACGCTTTCATGGAGTGATTCCCTGCGTTTGGAACTGGAAGCTGATGACTCGATTGCAGTCAGTACCATTTGCCCCACATACATTTCAACCGGCATGTTCGCCGGTGCACGGCCCATGCTGTTCACGCCGATCATGGAACCTCAAAGGGTTGTCGATCGGGCATGGCGAGCCATGCTCGCCGGCCAGCCATTGGTGCTCATGCCATGGACCAGCAAACTCGGGCAGCTGCTGCGGGGCGTTCTGCCGCGTCCCGCCTGGGATTTCGTGGCGGGCAAGATCATCGGCGTTTACCATTTGATGGATGGCTTTACCGGCCGGGCGAACGGCGAAGAACCTAGCGGTGAAGTCGGACTAAAAGTTCACTGA
- a CDS encoding Lrp/AsnC family transcriptional regulator has translation MRIDRLDADLIELLTESPMLPVMECARRLGVARGTVSSRLARLHEAGVIRGIIPRVEPAGFGYSLVAFCQVEIIQRYGHAPVASALEESIPEIVDMYTVTGSSDLQLRVVARTAEDLQDIFDRINRVAGVARTSSSFALHEHFQGRTLPLVAACADAGAERDKAIQID, from the coding sequence GTGCGCATTGACCGCCTAGACGCGGACCTCATCGAACTGCTCACCGAATCCCCCATGCTGCCGGTGATGGAATGCGCGCGACGCCTCGGTGTAGCCCGTGGCACCGTGAGCAGCCGGCTAGCTCGACTACACGAGGCTGGGGTAATTCGCGGGATCATTCCACGGGTTGAGCCTGCCGGTTTCGGCTACTCACTCGTTGCCTTTTGCCAGGTTGAAATCATTCAACGATACGGCCATGCCCCGGTTGCGTCCGCGCTTGAGGAATCGATTCCTGAGATCGTTGATATGTATACGGTGACAGGCAGTTCTGATTTGCAGTTGCGTGTTGTCGCGCGAACCGCAGAGGATCTCCAGGATATTTTTGACCGGATCAATCGCGTCGCCGGCGTAGCCAGGACTTCCTCCTCTTTTGCCTTGCACGAGCATTTTCAGGGAAGAACGCTTCCGCTGGTTGCTGCGTGCGCTGATGCAGGGGCAGAGCGTGACAAGGCTATACAGATTGACTAG
- the hisC gene encoding histidinol-phosphate transaminase, whose protein sequence is MTLHQRPSLQDVPAYKQGKPAPAGASKLSSNESPHAPLASVISSIQEGLGSIHRYPSIAAPQLTGALSEQFGIAPEHITLGAGSVEVAAQIIHAVAAEGDEVMYAWRSFEAYPSLVRIAGATPVEVPLDAESRHDLPAMLEAITENTRLIFICNPNNPTGTVVEAEALDQFINAVPRDVLVVVDEAYVHFDRSAVRADGIELFRKYPHVAVLHTFSKAYGLAGLRVGYAISPLEVAANLRKVAVPFGVSDLAQRAAVASLAASDELAVRIEEVVAQRERMHDSLAQAGYPVVKSQANFVWVDAGEDTMQLEEQLAAGGVVVRAFPGEGLRISSGTEEDVSRVLAALPELASAKAAIA, encoded by the coding sequence ATGACCCTTCACCAGCGCCCTTCCTTGCAGGACGTTCCCGCTTACAAGCAGGGCAAGCCCGCACCCGCTGGAGCTTCAAAACTCTCATCTAATGAATCACCGCATGCGCCTTTGGCTTCGGTGATCTCCAGCATTCAGGAGGGTCTGGGGAGCATCCACCGCTATCCAAGCATTGCCGCTCCTCAACTTACCGGCGCACTGAGCGAGCAGTTCGGAATTGCCCCGGAACATATCACTCTGGGTGCTGGATCGGTTGAGGTCGCTGCGCAGATCATTCACGCAGTGGCGGCCGAGGGCGATGAAGTGATGTACGCGTGGCGTTCCTTCGAGGCGTACCCATCCCTCGTACGCATCGCCGGCGCTACGCCGGTCGAGGTCCCCCTGGATGCCGAGTCCCGCCACGACTTGCCGGCCATGCTGGAGGCCATTACCGAGAACACCCGGCTCATCTTCATCTGCAACCCGAACAATCCAACGGGAACCGTAGTCGAAGCAGAAGCACTTGACCAGTTCATCAACGCTGTACCGCGTGACGTCCTGGTTGTCGTTGACGAGGCATACGTGCACTTCGACCGTTCGGCCGTACGTGCTGATGGCATCGAACTGTTCCGCAAATACCCGCACGTTGCCGTCCTGCACACGTTTTCCAAGGCTTATGGTCTTGCTGGGCTGAGAGTCGGCTACGCCATCAGCCCCTTGGAAGTGGCAGCGAATCTGCGCAAGGTCGCAGTGCCCTTTGGAGTTTCCGATCTTGCCCAGCGCGCTGCCGTGGCATCGCTTGCGGCCAGCGACGAGTTGGCTGTGCGTATCGAAGAGGTCGTGGCCCAGCGAGAGCGAATGCACGACTCCCTGGCTCAGGCAGGTTACCCCGTCGTGAAATCCCAAGCTAATTTCGTTTGGGTGGACGCAGGAGAAGACACCATGCAGCTTGAAGAACAACTGGCGGCCGGAGGCGTTGTGGTCCGCGCCTTCCCGGGAGAAGGCCTGCGCATCTCCTCCGGGACCGAAGAAGACGTTAGTCGCGTGCTGGCAGCCTTGCCTGAATTGGCATCTGCAAAGGCGGCCATCGCATGA
- a CDS encoding amino acid permease — protein sequence MTAVKDTEAQLHTGLTQRQISMMGLGGAIGAGLFVGSGQAISIAGPAVLVSYLLAGTVIIVIMAMLAEMVAAHPSSGAFSTFAHKAMGRSAGSTLGWLYWVQLVVVIAAEATGAAAITAGWLPAVPQWAWVLGFVVVLTGANLLGVRNYGRFEYWFAVIKVAAIIAFLVFGVLVLAHVIPTDEPVGFANLAAHGGFAPGGMAGIAAAVLIVIFSFGGTEVVSIAAAESKDPAGNIKRVVKSVMLRILFFYLGSILIIIALVPWNDPSVVDGPFAAALAVMHIPGVSLLMNAVVVVALLSAMNANIYGSSRMLYSLGQRKLAPRSVTHVTGKGVPAKAVISSVAFSFLAVGLNWIWPDRVMPILLNVVGSTIIFIWAFIAVTQLILRRRADREGEKLPLRLWGFPGLSIATIVVLAAIVAIAMTDAAARTQLLLTGALTAVIWIISKLVLRDGTSGEEASDV from the coding sequence ATGACCGCTGTGAAAGACACCGAAGCACAGTTGCATACGGGGCTGACCCAGCGCCAGATTTCCATGATGGGTCTTGGCGGCGCAATTGGCGCTGGCCTCTTTGTCGGCTCGGGGCAAGCGATTTCGATTGCTGGTCCGGCGGTTCTTGTTTCCTACCTGCTCGCTGGCACCGTCATCATCGTGATCATGGCGATGCTTGCCGAAATGGTTGCAGCGCATCCATCCTCAGGAGCTTTCAGCACCTTCGCCCATAAGGCGATGGGCCGAAGCGCAGGCAGCACCCTGGGATGGCTCTACTGGGTGCAGCTGGTTGTCGTGATAGCGGCCGAAGCCACCGGCGCTGCTGCCATCACCGCAGGATGGCTCCCGGCCGTCCCTCAGTGGGCTTGGGTTCTTGGCTTTGTTGTGGTCCTCACTGGCGCCAACCTCCTGGGCGTGCGGAATTACGGCCGGTTCGAATACTGGTTTGCAGTAATCAAGGTCGCTGCGATTATCGCCTTCCTGGTCTTTGGAGTACTGGTCCTCGCCCACGTCATCCCCACCGATGAACCTGTAGGATTCGCCAACCTGGCTGCCCATGGAGGCTTCGCGCCAGGTGGCATGGCTGGCATCGCCGCAGCCGTGCTGATCGTGATTTTCTCATTCGGCGGCACCGAAGTAGTTTCAATTGCCGCGGCAGAATCAAAAGACCCTGCCGGGAACATCAAGCGAGTGGTGAAGTCCGTGATGCTGCGCATCCTCTTCTTCTACCTCGGCTCAATCCTGATCATCATCGCGCTGGTGCCGTGGAATGACCCATCAGTGGTCGACGGACCCTTCGCCGCGGCGCTGGCAGTGATGCACATCCCCGGTGTCAGCCTGCTGATGAATGCCGTAGTTGTGGTGGCACTGCTTTCTGCCATGAACGCCAACATCTACGGCTCATCTCGCATGCTCTACTCGCTCGGCCAGCGGAAGCTTGCCCCGCGAAGCGTCACTCATGTGACCGGCAAGGGCGTTCCCGCCAAGGCTGTCATCAGCTCTGTTGCCTTTTCTTTCCTGGCCGTTGGCCTGAACTGGATTTGGCCCGATAGGGTCATGCCGATCCTGCTCAACGTAGTGGGCTCGACCATCATTTTCATCTGGGCATTCATCGCGGTGACCCAGTTGATCTTGCGTCGCCGCGCCGACCGAGAGGGCGAGAAGCTGCCATTGCGCCTGTGGGGATTCCCGGGTCTTTCCATCGCGACCATCGTGGTTCTGGCGGCCATCGTTGCCATTGCGATGACCGATGCAGCGGCTCGCACTCAATTGCTGCTCACCGGAGCTTTGACAGCCGTCATCTGGATTATCTCCAAGTTGGTCTTGCGTGACGGGACAAGCGGAGAAGAAGCCAGCGACGTCTAG